A region from the Sulfurivermis fontis genome encodes:
- a CDS encoding thioredoxin family protein: MKNIKVLGTGCRNCQTTYELIRKAAEEKGVAVELEKVEDLGQIMSYGVMSTPGVVVDGKVVHAGGVPDRKKVDSWL; the protein is encoded by the coding sequence ATGAAAAACATCAAGGTACTCGGCACCGGCTGCCGCAACTGCCAGACCACCTACGAACTGATCCGCAAGGCGGCCGAAGAGAAGGGCGTGGCCGTGGAACTGGAAAAGGTGGAAGACCTCGGCCAGATCATGAGCTACGGCGTGATGTCCACGCCGGGCGTGGTGGTCGACGGCAAGGTGGTCCATGCCGGCGGCGTACCGGATCGCAAGAAGGTCGATTCCTGGCTGTAA
- a CDS encoding permease, with translation MFAALANLIVYQWMGLDPSSRLGAALHFFVMDTAQIFVMLVVIIYVMGLLRALLSPEKVRDYVRGKPKWLARSTAVTLGAITPFCSCSSVPLFIGFVEAGIPLGVTFSFLIASPMINEVAVVILIGILGWELTLMYVAAGLTVAYVGGIVMERFKPERWVEDYVWKIHMGQVALPEPDTSLAGRHRYAWNEVKEIVGRLWKWVVAGIAVGALFHGYVPEGWVTEHLGSKDNWLAVPGAVLLGIPLYSNATGVIPVAEAMLGKGVAVGTTLAFMMSIAALSLPELIILRKVIKWPGLAAFSGVLAVAFILVGWGFNLLT, from the coding sequence ATGTTTGCTGCACTCGCCAATCTGATCGTCTACCAGTGGATGGGGCTCGACCCGTCCAGCCGCCTCGGTGCCGCGCTGCACTTCTTCGTCATGGACACGGCGCAGATCTTCGTCATGCTGGTGGTGATCATCTACGTCATGGGCCTGCTGCGTGCGCTGCTGTCGCCGGAGAAGGTGCGTGACTACGTGCGCGGCAAACCCAAATGGCTGGCACGCAGCACCGCCGTCACCCTGGGCGCCATCACGCCGTTCTGCTCCTGCTCCTCGGTGCCGCTGTTCATCGGTTTCGTCGAGGCCGGTATCCCGCTGGGCGTCACCTTCTCCTTCCTCATCGCCTCGCCGATGATCAACGAGGTGGCGGTGGTGATCCTCATCGGCATCCTCGGCTGGGAACTGACCCTGATGTATGTCGCCGCCGGCCTCACCGTGGCCTACGTCGGCGGCATCGTCATGGAGCGCTTCAAGCCGGAGCGCTGGGTGGAGGATTACGTGTGGAAGATCCACATGGGCCAGGTGGCCCTGCCGGAACCGGACACCTCGCTGGCCGGGCGGCACCGCTACGCCTGGAACGAGGTGAAGGAGATCGTCGGCCGGCTGTGGAAGTGGGTGGTCGCCGGCATCGCCGTCGGCGCCCTGTTCCACGGCTACGTGCCGGAAGGCTGGGTTACCGAACATCTCGGCAGCAAGGACAACTGGCTGGCCGTCCCCGGCGCCGTGCTGCTCGGTATTCCGCTCTATTCCAACGCCACCGGCGTGATCCCGGTGGCGGAGGCCATGCTGGGCAAGGGCGTCGCCGTCGGCACCACCCTGGCCTTCATGATGAGCATCGCCGCCCTGTCGCTGCCGGAACTGATCATCCTGCGCAAGGTGATCAAATGGCCGGGCCTGGCGGCCTTCTCCGGTGTCCTGGCCGTGGCCTTCATCCTGGTCGGCTGGGGCTTCAACCTGCTGACGTAA